One genomic window of Sodaliphilus pleomorphus includes the following:
- a CDS encoding tetratricopeptide repeat protein gives MKKILCILIVACCLPVIAAAADNNVALADSAYEREHYQEALQRYLYEVKNHGTSSDLFYNIGNTYYRMRDNTHAILYYERALQLDPSNSDARENLDFVREKAHISEDTGASFFSDFFESLVRRESSNTWAVIAAVSFILFLAAVALYLFVDQVALRKIGFFGGGVLLLATVLAVASALYLYSQTKNQTQAIVMVPSSTLSTAPHAPSAREVAFSLAQGHKVSIQDSVVNNSGVTTQKWYRVETADDRSAWINAADIEKI, from the coding sequence ATGAAAAAGATATTATGCATTCTCATCGTCGCTTGCTGCCTGCCTGTGATTGCTGCAGCTGCCGACAACAACGTGGCACTTGCCGACAGTGCCTATGAGCGCGAGCATTATCAAGAGGCGTTGCAGCGTTATCTCTACGAGGTAAAAAACCATGGCACATCGAGCGACCTGTTCTACAACATAGGCAACACCTACTATCGCATGCGCGACAACACGCACGCCATACTCTACTATGAGCGTGCCCTCCAGCTTGACCCATCCAACAGCGATGCACGCGAGAACCTGGACTTTGTGCGTGAGAAGGCTCACATCAGCGAGGATACCGGCGCTTCATTTTTCTCCGATTTCTTCGAGTCGCTCGTGAGGCGAGAGTCGAGCAACACGTGGGCGGTGATTGCTGCAGTCTCATTCATCTTGTTTCTTGCTGCTGTGGCACTCTATCTCTTTGTCGACCAGGTGGCCTTGCGCAAAATCGGTTTTTTTGGAGGTGGTGTGCTCCTGCTTGCCACTGTGCTTGCAGTTGCGAGTGCACTCTACCTGTATTCTCAAACCAAGAACCAGACCCAGGCCATAGTGATGGTGCCCAGCAGCACGTTGAGCACGGCACCCCATGCCCCGTCGGCACGCGAGGTGGCTTTCAGCTTGGCCCAGGGCCACAAGGTGTCGATTCAGGACTCTGTCGTCAACAACTCGGGCGTGACAACACAGAAGTGGTATAGGGTTGAGACTGCCGATGATAGGTCGGCTTGGATCAACGCTGCCGACATTGAGAAAATATAA
- a CDS encoding phosphatase PAP2 family protein, producing the protein MLQYLKSIDAQLFMAINSAHCPYIDNFMWTVSTKYSCVLIALALLYVLYLKGWKQMLVALGAVALVVLLADQVSSSIIKPMVERLRPSHDPALAGMVHAVNGYVGGQFGFVSSHAANNFGVALLVSLFLRNRWATISLMLWALLVSYSRIYLGVHFPGDILGGIVVGLGAGWLVYALWRWLQGKYDYGGPRRLFNACDAQVVAGSVLCNVLIIAIIAAFG; encoded by the coding sequence ATGCTTCAATATCTGAAATCAATCGATGCACAGCTGTTTATGGCCATCAACAGCGCTCATTGTCCCTATATCGACAACTTCATGTGGACGGTGAGTACCAAGTACTCGTGTGTGCTCATTGCGCTTGCACTGCTCTATGTGTTGTATCTCAAGGGGTGGAAGCAGATGCTTGTGGCACTGGGTGCCGTTGCGCTCGTTGTGCTGCTGGCCGACCAGGTGTCGTCGAGCATCATCAAGCCCATGGTTGAGCGATTGCGCCCGTCGCATGACCCGGCATTGGCGGGCATGGTGCACGCCGTTAACGGATATGTTGGCGGCCAGTTTGGCTTTGTGTCGAGTCATGCTGCCAATAACTTTGGGGTTGCATTGCTTGTTTCACTGTTCTTGCGCAACCGCTGGGCCACGATATCCTTGATGTTGTGGGCCCTGCTCGTGAGTTATAGTCGCATCTACCTGGGCGTGCATTTCCCTGGCGACATTTTGGGAGGCATCGTTGTGGGTCTGGGTGCAGGATGGCTGGTATATGCCTTGTGGCGCTGGCTGCAAGGCAAGTATGACTATGGCGGCCCGCGTCGGCTTTTCAATGCCTGCGATGCACAGGTCGTGGCAGGTTCGGTGCTTTGTAATGTGTTGATAATAGCAATAATTGCTGCTTTTGGGTGA
- a CDS encoding DNA-binding protein, giving the protein MPKTISFNELRRIKDSLPAGSIHVIADKLNMTVQSVRNYFGGSNYEYGTNMGVHIEPGPDGGYVILDDTKILDMAQEILEKKKV; this is encoded by the coding sequence ATGCCAAAGACCATTTCTTTCAACGAACTTCGCCGTATCAAGGACAGCCTGCCCGCGGGTTCAATACATGTGATTGCCGATAAGTTGAACATGACGGTTCAATCAGTGAGAAACTATTTCGGTGGTTCCAATTATGAATATGGCACCAACATGGGCGTGCACATAGAACCAGGGCCCGACGGAGGATATGTAATTCTCGACGATACCAAAATATTGGATATGGCTCAGGAAATACTCGAAAAGAAAAAAGTCTGA
- a CDS encoding universal stress protein yields the protein MAQSTNDPNRLITLAIHSYDRAVMLKRQLAEAGVPAVLHNVNLQEPLVSTGVRVRIHEKDLPLALKVVESETVLPRGKKQHRSMGKVLVPVDFSGYSLKACKIGFAYAKRIAGQVVVMHAFSSESHRFFLPFGSDLYGNGDQDDKTMRAAATLKMKNFKSQLEKNIMRGEVANVPFDTIISEGLPEQCVLQYAQKIDTPLIVMGTHGAHQQEHAAIGSVTAEVVDEAKFPVFTVPENMALSDLSQVRHVAFFSNLNPQDILSFDTFTRLLDINGLDISIIPVVEKKDAAYLEKATSQLMQYCTEHYTQCRFRLEPITLDDDLVALQQYMTDSHVDLIAVPNRKRNIVSRLFNPSIAHKVLFQSDVPMIVVPV from the coding sequence ATGGCACAAAGCACTAACGATCCCAACAGACTCATAACACTGGCCATCCACTCCTACGACCGTGCTGTTATGCTCAAGAGGCAGCTTGCCGAGGCTGGCGTGCCAGCTGTGCTGCACAATGTCAATCTGCAAGAACCTTTGGTCTCGACGGGAGTGCGGGTGCGCATTCACGAGAAAGACCTGCCTCTGGCATTGAAGGTGGTGGAGAGTGAAACGGTACTGCCCAGGGGCAAGAAGCAGCATCGGTCGATGGGCAAAGTCCTGGTTCCGGTTGACTTCAGTGGCTACTCGCTCAAGGCCTGCAAGATAGGCTTTGCCTATGCCAAGCGCATTGCTGGCCAAGTCGTGGTGATGCATGCCTTCTCCAGTGAGAGTCATCGCTTTTTCTTGCCATTCGGCAGCGACCTCTATGGCAATGGCGACCAGGATGACAAGACCATGCGTGCCGCTGCCACATTGAAGATGAAAAACTTCAAGTCTCAACTCGAAAAAAACATCATGCGCGGCGAGGTTGCCAATGTTCCCTTTGATACCATCATCAGCGAAGGGCTTCCTGAACAATGCGTGTTGCAGTATGCCCAGAAGATCGACACTCCGCTCATCGTGATGGGCACTCACGGCGCCCACCAGCAGGAGCATGCCGCCATAGGCAGCGTTACGGCCGAGGTGGTCGACGAGGCAAAGTTTCCGGTGTTTACCGTTCCCGAAAACATGGCTCTCTCCGACCTTTCTCAGGTGAGGCATGTGGCGTTTTTCAGCAATCTCAATCCGCAAGACATCTTGTCGTTCGACACGTTTACCCGTCTGCTCGATATAAACGGCCTTGACATAAGCATCATCCCAGTAGTTGAAAAGAAAGATGCTGCCTATCTTGAAAAGGCCACGTCGCAACTCATGCAGTATTGCACCGAGCACTACACGCAGTGTCGCTTCAGGCTTGAGCCCATCACGCTCGACGACGACCTCGTGGCTTTGCAGCAGTATATGACCGATAGTCATGTCGACCTCATTGCTGTGCCCAACAGGAAGCGCAACATCGTGAGCCGTCTGTTCAACCCGAGTATTGCTCACAAGGTGCTCTTCCAGAGCGATGTGCCCATGATTGTGGTGCCAGTGTAA